A stretch of the Vigna radiata var. radiata cultivar VC1973A chromosome 7, Vradiata_ver6, whole genome shotgun sequence genome encodes the following:
- the LOC106768068 gene encoding precursor of CEP6, with protein MAKSQTLHKYFFIFLALVAYHGFLLAHGRKINIKPLPNTKTVANNVPFGEYEEARKLEDSGAGNTNAFRPTTPGGSPGVGHQVITSKDNNMKSLLAVQSPDAKVFVTEESKDDFKPTDPGHSPGVGHADKNKIGHDN; from the coding sequence ATGGCTAAATCGCAGACCCTccacaaatattttttcatttttctagcACTAGTTGCCTACCATGGTTTCCTTCTAGCACATGGcaggaaaataaatataaagccACTGCCAAACACAAAAACCGTAGCCAATAATGTTCCATTCGGTGAATACGAGGAAGCTAGAAAATTGGAAGATTCAGGTGCAGGCAACACAAATGCTTTCCGACCCACTACACCAGGAGGAAGTCCAGGTGTTGGCCATCAAGTAATTACATCAAAAGATAACAACATGAAATCATTGTTAGCAGTTCAGAGCCCAGATGCTAAGGTTTTCGTGACTGAGgagtcaaaagatgattttaaaCCTACCGATCCAGGTCACAGCCCGGGCGTTGGTCATGctgacaaaaacaaaattggacACGACAATTAA